Proteins from a single region of Lysinibacillus sp. JNUCC-52:
- a CDS encoding M20/M25/M40 family metallo-hydrolase, with the protein MLKTYDEVLKVTNDLVNIESIVNTEGEIDISTTLAKTIANLPYFQKHSDYVFTSQTVDDEIERYNVFAFVRGTKESSAKTVVLMGHTDTVGIDDYNSLKEKACFPNNLQEALKNEKLPPLVKEHLESNEWLFGRGTLDMKSGVASNFYLLKYYSEHPEELKGNIVFFAECDEEDSSHGVLSGLNDLKQLRDEYGFEYEALINSDFVAPRYEGDENRYIYKGSVGKLLPSFYITGAESHVGSSFEGLDPNYIAAELTRQIAYNPELCDKSLGETPMPPVSLKQTDFKETYTVQTALASYVYYNFFVQSWSPKDVLDKLKNQAEIAFNNVVENLNNHYKRYCEISEQEYTKLPWETRVLFYEELEQSIISQAGESYKEHMKKFKENLLANKELDVRMFSARVVEETWKWAKDKSPAIILFYSSLYSPRVEVTGKNQKEKNLLIALDYAIEKVQPHYNKPIVQRNYFPYICDMSCVAINDDEDSIQSVINNNPSWGTKHFVDYKAIRDLNIPAINIGPYGYDAHNRYERTELKYTMEIMPNLTKLVIDKLLGS; encoded by the coding sequence ATGTTAAAAACGTATGATGAAGTATTAAAAGTGACGAATGATCTTGTCAATATTGAAAGTATCGTCAATACTGAAGGCGAAATCGATATATCAACAACACTTGCTAAAACAATTGCTAACCTACCATACTTTCAAAAACATTCGGACTATGTGTTTACATCACAAACTGTAGATGATGAGATTGAGAGATATAACGTATTTGCTTTTGTAAGGGGGACAAAAGAAAGTAGCGCTAAAACGGTTGTCTTAATGGGTCACACCGATACGGTAGGTATAGATGATTATAATAGCTTAAAAGAAAAAGCCTGTTTTCCTAATAATCTTCAAGAAGCATTAAAAAATGAAAAGCTTCCTCCGTTAGTTAAAGAGCATTTGGAATCAAATGAATGGTTATTTGGCAGAGGAACACTAGATATGAAAAGCGGTGTAGCCAGCAATTTTTATCTTTTAAAGTATTACTCAGAGCACCCAGAAGAATTAAAAGGAAATATTGTATTTTTTGCTGAATGTGATGAGGAAGATAGCTCACACGGGGTATTATCAGGCTTAAATGATTTAAAACAACTTAGAGACGAATATGGATTTGAGTATGAAGCGTTAATAAATTCGGATTTTGTAGCGCCTAGATATGAAGGCGATGAAAATAGATATATTTATAAAGGCAGTGTTGGGAAGCTGCTTCCTTCATTTTATATAACTGGAGCTGAAAGTCACGTGGGCTCAAGCTTTGAAGGACTTGATCCTAACTATATTGCAGCAGAGTTAACTAGACAAATTGCATATAATCCTGAGCTATGCGATAAATCATTAGGTGAAACGCCTATGCCGCCAGTATCGCTGAAGCAAACGGATTTTAAAGAAACATATACTGTTCAAACAGCACTTGCTTCCTATGTATATTATAATTTCTTTGTGCAATCATGGTCCCCTAAAGATGTTCTTGATAAGTTGAAAAACCAAGCAGAAATTGCCTTTAATAATGTAGTGGAAAATTTAAATAATCATTATAAGCGGTATTGTGAAATTAGTGAACAGGAATATACAAAATTACCTTGGGAAACAAGGGTGTTATTTTATGAAGAACTAGAGCAATCAATTATTTCACAAGCTGGTGAAAGTTATAAAGAGCATATGAAGAAATTTAAAGAAAACTTATTGGCAAATAAAGAACTAGATGTACGTATGTTTTCAGCGAGAGTTGTAGAAGAGACTTGGAAATGGGCAAAGGATAAAAGCCCTGCTATTATTCTTTTTTATTCGTCACTATATTCACCACGTGTAGAGGTGACTGGTAAAAATCAAAAGGAAAAGAATCTATTAATCGCTTTAGACTATGCTATCGAAAAAGTGCAACCACATTATAATAAGCCGATTGTCCAAAGAAATTATTTTCCTTATATTTGTGATATGAGCTGTGTAGCAATTAATGACGATGAAGATAGCATTCAATCCGTTATTAACAATAACCCAAGTTGGGGGACAAAACATTTTGTTGATTATAAGGCCATTAGGGATTTAAATATTCCAGCAATTAATATTGGACCGTATGGTTATGATGCACATAACAGATACGAAAGAACGGAATTAAAATATACAATGGAAATCATGCCTAATTTAACGAAACTAGTAATAGACAAGCTACTTGGTTCATGA
- a CDS encoding S-layer homology domain-containing protein, which translates to MKKLSIIALLMAVVSLLFWQPQMASADELSGHAHENGLRYLISKNALVTDANGSYRPNDNVTRGEFASYLAKVMNLEANNGMAFTDVPDTYVYAKDIQLAATAGIITGYTDGSFKPDAAISRQHMAIMLERAIDYLKIPKGTSSITFKDNASIIKDYRNAVAIGAHLGIIIGSDGYFMPEKNATIGQAATFIQRLMLLAGDAAADFSTYAIKEISNGTLVGNQGFTSFDAAEKALTKNTQVIVQKDKIVKMTSGYVVTNKYVALYSETIKDQIAVAGNTEMEYISSDAAQVKVRLAGQVGYLKQADVTLIPFSLSKGRSYYSNENGEIKHTLYDYATNKYSSSYVYGKAPAFMKQGEKYYSWNGIYFTNGNGSSKGDAYNYYQFLPARATTQYTAEEIDAYIMNKLAEMESTGITLYKDATTKSKLIGLGQTLKEVEANSHINAMLILALAQHESAYGMSDHAQNLNNLFGLYVYDTNPLNKKFDSVAANINELVDKFLQPNYITPGGAPGKNYANGAVVGSKALGFNVKYASDPYWGAKIAGHYYRAEKALGFKDANNPYKIGLTTTTGLNVRVDTSTSNSPLFTYARSGMPVIVINTNLNGWYEVLSDKLHTGSAYISKDYIQFIDTVK; encoded by the coding sequence ATGAAAAAACTATCAATCATTGCATTGCTTATGGCAGTGGTTAGCTTGCTCTTTTGGCAACCCCAAATGGCATCTGCTGATGAACTTTCAGGGCATGCTCATGAAAATGGTCTGCGCTACTTAATTTCGAAGAACGCTTTAGTAACGGATGCTAATGGCAGTTATCGTCCAAATGACAATGTCACGCGTGGTGAATTTGCTTCTTATTTAGCGAAGGTAATGAATCTTGAAGCAAATAACGGTATGGCATTTACAGATGTTCCAGATACATATGTGTATGCAAAGGACATTCAATTGGCTGCTACAGCTGGAATTATTACTGGATACACAGACGGTTCATTTAAACCTGATGCAGCCATTTCAAGACAGCATATGGCAATTATGCTGGAGAGAGCTATTGATTATTTAAAGATTCCTAAGGGTACTTCATCCATTACGTTTAAGGATAATGCATCCATTATTAAAGACTATCGCAATGCCGTAGCAATCGGTGCACATTTAGGAATCATTATCGGTTCTGATGGCTACTTCATGCCAGAAAAAAATGCAACAATTGGACAAGCTGCAACGTTTATTCAACGTTTAATGTTACTTGCAGGTGATGCTGCTGCTGACTTCTCTACTTATGCGATTAAAGAAATTTCAAATGGTACACTAGTTGGCAATCAAGGCTTCACAAGCTTTGATGCTGCGGAAAAAGCCTTAACAAAAAATACGCAAGTTATCGTTCAAAAAGATAAAATTGTAAAAATGACCTCTGGCTATGTTGTAACTAATAAATATGTTGCACTTTATTCAGAAACGATTAAAGATCAAATCGCTGTTGCTGGTAATACAGAAATGGAATATATCAGCAGTGATGCAGCACAAGTAAAAGTGCGATTAGCTGGTCAAGTAGGCTATTTAAAACAGGCCGATGTAACGCTAATTCCTTTTTCACTAAGTAAGGGACGTTCTTACTATTCAAACGAAAATGGTGAAATTAAACACACACTATACGATTACGCAACAAATAAATATTCTTCAAGCTATGTTTACGGAAAAGCACCTGCCTTCATGAAGCAAGGTGAAAAATACTATAGCTGGAATGGTATTTACTTCACAAATGGTAATGGCTCTTCTAAAGGTGACGCTTATAACTATTATCAATTTTTACCTGCTCGTGCAACAACACAATACACAGCAGAAGAAATCGATGCTTACATTATGAACAAGCTTGCGGAAATGGAAAGTACAGGTATTACACTTTATAAAGATGCCACTACGAAAAGTAAGCTTATCGGGTTAGGCCAAACATTAAAAGAGGTTGAGGCAAACTCGCATATTAACGCCATGTTAATTTTGGCACTTGCTCAGCATGAAAGTGCTTATGGTATGAGTGATCATGCACAAAACTTAAACAACCTATTTGGTTTATATGTTTATGACACGAATCCCCTTAATAAGAAATTTGACAGTGTAGCTGCAAATATTAATGAACTGGTTGATAAGTTCCTACAACCAAACTATATTACACCAGGTGGTGCTCCTGGGAAAAACTATGCAAACGGGGCAGTAGTCGGTTCAAAAGCACTTGGTTTTAACGTAAAATATGCTTCTGACCCGTACTGGGGAGCTAAAATTGCTGGACACTACTATCGTGCTGAAAAAGCGTTAGGCTTTAAGGATGCAAATAATCCTTATAAAATTGGCTTAACAACAACGACTGGTTTAAATGTACGTGTAGACACTTCTACTAGCAATAGCCCGCTCTTCACATATGCTAGAAGTGGGATGCCTGTTATTGTTATCAACACAAACCTTAACGGCTGGTATGAAGTACTATCTGATAAGCTCCACACTGGTTCAGCTTACATTAGTAAAGACTATATTCAGTTTATAGATACAGTGAAATAA
- a CDS encoding sigma-70 family RNA polymerase sigma factor: protein MLENKRDDEERIKKFEGENQQLINNELVISFLKIPTNKEKYMDTIINPTTENMKELDMLFKHFYFKIRFISHISSTLKFNSINFDKKLRLIQSRFSLTLDAKINANEGQETFLDLIADEQAEGHFSEVNLKDNLDDYVISPILYDALNSLTKKQKEIISLAYAEGLSDTEIGRRLNKSQQAVSKTHKKALENMMMYIKNHGEKKGDF from the coding sequence ATGTTGGAAAATAAAAGGGATGATGAAGAAAGAATTAAAAAATTTGAAGGTGAAAATCAACAGCTAATAAATAACGAGTTGGTAATTTCCTTTTTGAAAATACCAACTAACAAAGAAAAGTACATGGATACCATAATAAACCCAACTACGGAGAATATGAAAGAATTAGATATGTTATTTAAACATTTTTATTTTAAAATTCGCTTTATTTCTCATATTTCCTCAACTCTAAAGTTTAATTCAATTAATTTCGACAAAAAATTGAGACTTATACAATCTAGATTTTCTCTTACTTTAGACGCCAAGATTAATGCTAATGAAGGACAAGAAACATTTCTCGATTTAATAGCTGATGAACAAGCTGAAGGCCATTTTAGTGAGGTCAACTTAAAGGATAACTTAGATGATTATGTAATAAGCCCGATATTGTATGATGCATTAAATTCGCTGACAAAAAAGCAAAAGGAGATAATTAGTCTAGCTTATGCAGAAGGTTTAAGCGATACGGAAATTGGACGAAGATTAAATAAATCACAGCAAGCTGTCTCTAAGACCCATAAAAAAGCTTTGGAAAATATGATGATGTATATTAAAAATCATGGGGAAAAAAAGGGGGATTTCTGA
- a CDS encoding S-layer homology domain-containing protein, which yields MKLFLSLITVCACLLVVFLLPTQAQATTQKIGIVFSESSEKYANATHPGGTYEGQTVSPKVDYSSTYNKELKAFLLYQQQGFNVEKIYEKDLNSLESLSQYDAIVFPYTVMMNHQQRENVKMYVRNGGGAIFAFQTARNESAKFPKAGQMDLSPLIYDVDSWVMEWDNLSEVFNSRFIDDIVLGNGTISNNNSVHPIIQNATNELGKSQLSFKKSDREWVEIIKPWQGGSASPLLYFSNYDYTDKPQTMKKNEFGAAHAIEYGKGRVVQIGFKIYDYITINTKADWQDNENGVAYSTTQGDLDAQVFMKHALRWVVENHDSDVPRRYNLSLYSDGVQSYVAPSGKFVFYSTVTVKNNGNVPARGTLKVEILDANDHVVGKGHDRYIPGLAADATTTNADRKDISTHSEKYQIFMPGNLATGTYTIRTSFIEGRDDRKNADEKFATIAEIKTLTRTKGSNKASIEVAPFFPDVSTSNGAYYDIKNLHALGIVKGSNGKFNPQSTLTRIQATDMILRALGITPSSSASLNASDINAGDYGYAVLATGARYGILSLEDGKINAHQPMTRAAMAHALVKGFKLQGFTKNTFIDVPISHVNFKDIQALFALNITTGYADQTFKPNNTVTRQNFAQFVNRTLHANAK from the coding sequence TTGAAGTTATTTCTTTCATTAATTACAGTCTGCGCTTGTTTGCTTGTTGTATTCCTATTACCGACGCAAGCTCAAGCTACAACACAAAAAATTGGCATCGTTTTCTCTGAAAGTAGCGAGAAATATGCCAACGCCACACACCCTGGTGGTACATATGAGGGACAAACTGTATCTCCAAAGGTAGATTATAGCTCTACATACAACAAAGAGCTAAAAGCTTTCCTTTTATATCAGCAACAAGGCTTCAATGTAGAGAAAATTTACGAAAAGGACTTAAATAGCTTAGAAAGTTTAAGCCAATATGATGCAATCGTCTTTCCTTATACGGTCATGATGAACCATCAACAACGCGAAAATGTCAAAATGTACGTTCGCAACGGTGGCGGTGCCATTTTTGCGTTCCAAACAGCTCGTAACGAGTCTGCCAAATTTCCAAAGGCTGGCCAAATGGACCTCTCTCCGTTAATCTATGATGTCGACTCATGGGTCATGGAATGGGATAACCTATCAGAAGTTTTCAACTCACGCTTTATCGACGATATCGTGTTGGGTAACGGAACAATTAGCAATAACAATTCAGTTCATCCAATTATCCAAAATGCTACTAACGAGCTCGGCAAAAGCCAACTAAGTTTTAAAAAATCTGATCGTGAGTGGGTTGAAATCATTAAACCATGGCAAGGTGGCTCTGCGTCACCGCTATTATATTTTTCGAATTACGATTATACTGATAAGCCACAAACAATGAAGAAAAATGAGTTCGGTGCAGCACATGCTATTGAATATGGCAAAGGTAGAGTCGTACAAATCGGATTCAAAATTTATGATTACATTACTATTAATACCAAAGCAGATTGGCAAGATAACGAAAACGGTGTTGCTTACTCTACAACACAAGGCGACTTAGACGCTCAAGTATTTATGAAGCACGCTTTACGTTGGGTTGTCGAAAATCATGATAGTGATGTGCCACGTCGCTATAATCTTTCGCTATACTCTGACGGTGTGCAAAGCTATGTAGCGCCATCTGGTAAATTCGTCTTCTACTCTACTGTAACGGTTAAAAACAATGGCAATGTGCCAGCCCGCGGTACACTAAAAGTAGAAATTCTCGATGCAAACGATCACGTTGTCGGTAAAGGGCATGATCGTTATATACCAGGCCTTGCTGCAGATGCAACAACTACTAATGCTGACCGCAAAGATATTAGTACCCACTCGGAAAAATATCAAATTTTTATGCCAGGAAATTTAGCCACTGGAACATATACGATCCGTACTTCCTTCATAGAAGGCCGCGATGATCGTAAAAATGCTGACGAAAAATTTGCAACCATTGCAGAAATTAAAACGCTCACACGTACAAAAGGTTCCAATAAGGCGTCTATTGAGGTTGCCCCTTTTTTTCCAGATGTATCAACATCAAATGGTGCTTATTATGACATAAAAAACTTACATGCATTAGGTATTGTGAAAGGTAGTAATGGTAAATTTAACCCCCAAAGCACACTCACTCGGATACAAGCTACTGACATGATATTACGTGCACTTGGTATCACCCCTTCAAGCTCAGCAAGCTTGAACGCCAGTGATATAAATGCGGGCGATTATGGCTATGCGGTTTTAGCCACAGGTGCTCGCTATGGGATTCTTTCGTTAGAAGATGGCAAAATTAACGCCCATCAACCAATGACACGTGCAGCAATGGCACATGCACTTGTAAAGGGCTTTAAGCTACAAGGCTTTACTAAAAATACATTCATTGATGTCCCGATATCTCATGTCAATTTTAAAGATATTCAAGCTCTCTTTGCTTTAAATATAACGACAGGCTACGCGGATCAAACTTTTAAACCAAACAACACGGTAACACGCCAAAACTTTGCCCAATTTGTAAATCGTACACTTCATGCAAATGCTAAATAA
- a CDS encoding helix-turn-helix domain-containing protein has translation MSQELIALVKKSKYDDKALLTVINYFEPIVKHCLYQTHPHFREDLRQDLLIKLINTIRKYDVNSVPGFWDLKKRYNEQNN, from the coding sequence ATGTCACAAGAATTAATTGCCTTAGTAAAAAAATCAAAATATGATGATAAAGCTTTATTAACTGTAATTAATTATTTTGAGCCTATAGTGAAACATTGTCTTTATCAAACCCATCCGCATTTTAGAGAGGATTTACGTCAGGATTTACTTATTAAGCTCATCAATACTATACGAAAATATGATGTGAATTCCGTCCCAGGATTTTGGGATTTGAAGAAACGATATAATGAACAAAATAATTAG
- a CDS encoding oligosaccharide repeat unit polymerase, translating into MNKLKQVFAKVNKIDTFSPYFFLPFILVLYFFTSLFDFHRFELFNVRVSILPAVLVALVCYYIGVYIIDKLQWTIPSFGLSFLGKYVIHIVVLLTIIGLASYLMMIFGGGLGISDESNRRNLDPKLNFFSQLLWYGILLLLSYKMILEKHMTWKKAIVYGTIFAVVMFLFLLMGYRTPLIIMLFTGIIIFHYVVKRVKLTWFLTALFVIGVAFSMFGFLRVVTEDTTKEFNNRDQPDVELTETEKEKLLTVEQKVNLTPKWMRSINGESVTGHIVLSKIIEYTQEEGYLKGEIHKGIFNTILPGEQISPRMKVTEVVNSLSVEEGKYITRPTRTTTPTFIGQLFLDGGYALVAIGFLLYGVLISLIYNKVKQGGIRSFHSVAYAFVITLFTVSMHTGLLDLIFILMLGFVVIASAIIKTEQRKLRY; encoded by the coding sequence ATGAATAAACTGAAGCAAGTTTTCGCAAAGGTCAATAAGATTGATACGTTTTCACCGTATTTCTTTTTACCTTTTATATTAGTACTATATTTCTTTACAAGTCTATTCGATTTCCATCGATTTGAATTATTTAACGTTCGTGTATCAATTTTGCCAGCGGTACTAGTAGCACTTGTTTGCTATTATATCGGTGTTTATATTATTGATAAATTACAATGGACAATCCCATCATTTGGGCTATCTTTCTTAGGTAAATATGTTATCCACATTGTTGTATTACTAACTATAATCGGTTTAGCTTCTTATTTAATGATGATTTTTGGTGGAGGTTTAGGGATTTCAGATGAATCGAATCGTCGTAATCTCGATCCAAAACTAAACTTCTTCAGCCAATTATTATGGTATGGAATTTTACTGTTATTATCTTACAAAATGATTTTAGAAAAGCATATGACATGGAAGAAAGCAATTGTATACGGCACGATCTTTGCTGTTGTAATGTTCTTGTTCCTTTTAATGGGTTATCGTACGCCATTAATTATTATGCTATTTACTGGAATTATTATTTTCCACTATGTTGTGAAACGTGTAAAATTAACTTGGTTCCTAACAGCATTATTTGTAATCGGTGTTGCGTTCTCGATGTTTGGTTTCTTACGAGTAGTAACAGAAGATACAACGAAAGAATTCAATAATCGTGATCAACCAGATGTTGAATTGACAGAAACAGAAAAAGAAAAGCTTTTAACTGTTGAGCAAAAAGTAAATTTAACACCTAAATGGATGCGTTCTATTAATGGTGAAAGTGTGACAGGTCATATCGTTTTAAGTAAAATTATCGAATACACGCAAGAAGAAGGCTATTTAAAAGGCGAAATTCACAAAGGGATCTTTAATACGATTCTTCCTGGTGAGCAAATTTCACCTCGTATGAAGGTGACGGAAGTTGTGAACTCATTGAGCGTGGAAGAAGGTAAATATATTACACGTCCAACAAGAACAACAACACCTACCTTTATCGGACAACTATTCCTAGATGGTGGCTATGCGCTTGTAGCAATTGGCTTCTTATTATATGGTGTATTAATTTCATTAATCTATAATAAAGTTAAACAAGGTGGCATCCGTAGCTTCCACTCAGTAGCCTACGCATTTGTCATTACACTGTTTACAGTGTCGATGCACACAGGCTTACTTGATTTAATCTTTATATTAATGTTAGGTTTTGTAGTAATTGCATCAGCAATTATAAAAACAGAGCAAAGAAAACTTCGATACTAA
- a CDS encoding C40 family peptidase, which yields MKKKWLLPIFASFMLFSTIQIDNAEAATANEVTETATKYLGIPYAYGGTTTSGLDCSGFTSKVFNDLGIKLNRTSSSQYQQGTAVAKSDLKVGDLLFFNTSGSGISHVAIYIGDGKMIHSQTGKGVSYSNVNDPYYWSSRYVGAKRVADFDAEQQAEVTKVATAEVKDAAIDFSVYASRAEVAVQIAKALNLDTSDKNTSFADVKPTYAHAGAISAVAKLGIFTGDDHGKFNPSSPMTRAQIAKVLVVAFGLEHKGDVVTFADVPENYWATEYISIIASNGITSGKDNGNFGYDEMLKISQLETFIERAKQVNK from the coding sequence ATGAAGAAAAAATGGTTATTACCGATTTTTGCATCTTTTATGTTATTTTCAACAATTCAAATAGATAACGCTGAAGCGGCAACTGCAAATGAAGTTACTGAAACAGCGACGAAATATTTAGGCATTCCTTATGCATATGGTGGTACAACTACTAGCGGATTAGATTGCTCTGGCTTTACTTCTAAAGTCTTCAACGATTTAGGCATTAAACTAAACCGTACATCAAGCTCTCAATATCAGCAAGGTACAGCGGTTGCGAAGAGTGATCTAAAAGTTGGCGATTTACTTTTCTTTAACACGAGTGGTAGTGGTATCTCACATGTAGCGATATACATAGGTGACGGTAAAATGATTCACTCTCAAACAGGTAAAGGCGTTAGCTATTCTAATGTAAACGATCCATATTATTGGAGTTCTCGTTACGTTGGTGCTAAACGTGTAGCAGATTTTGACGCAGAACAACAAGCTGAAGTGACAAAAGTAGCGACTGCTGAAGTAAAAGACGCTGCAATTGACTTTTCAGTATATGCTTCACGTGCTGAAGTTGCTGTACAAATTGCAAAAGCTTTAAATTTAGATACATCTGATAAAAACACGTCATTTGCAGACGTAAAACCTACTTATGCACATGCTGGTGCAATTTCTGCTGTGGCGAAGTTAGGAATTTTTACAGGTGATGATCACGGCAAATTTAATCCTTCTTCTCCAATGACTCGTGCACAAATTGCAAAAGTTTTAGTAGTTGCTTTTGGTCTTGAGCATAAAGGTGATGTTGTGACATTTGCTGATGTTCCTGAAAACTATTGGGCAACAGAATATATTTCAATTATCGCATCAAACGGTATTACATCAGGTAAAGATAACGGCAATTTCGGCTATGATGAAATGTTAAAAATTTCTCAGCTTGAAACATTTATCGAGCGCGCTAAGCAAGTGAATAAGTAA
- a CDS encoding N-acetylmuramoyl-L-alanine amidase, which yields MYFKKISLILCVLFISASMFTIHSANASGGFEDVPQKHEAYEEINYLVSLGVIKGYTENGKTYYKPYNNVTRGQVAKMAVVASGNKPLVVNKSNFSDVTVGTELSGYVERAIQLGYFKTNTTGQFLPNKPLTRDEMSYVLTKAFKLDASEYENIDSPFVDVGITHPYVQYINTIYYNGITKGSGQNYNPNSQVTRAQFALFVARAKSEKYRLELPVKGVTVPDTTQVIGLIQVTTDGLNIRKSKDSSISTNIVGTVDKGGKLSVYAVEGDWLKVTYKGAFAYIYKTYAQFLDADGNALGKIQKEVKTTQGINLYVKATSSSKTISTINSNVKLPVYKTVNGYYLTVVNGLPGYIVANSTEDVEVEQPSIPDPTPPPVAGDLLGRATVDSLNVRKEANSTSTVLGKLSKGDYVHVNSISGYWAQITFDGQTGYVHKSYLKLLNQSGNALKNRIIILDPGHGGKDPGAVVGSTSEKSITLKVSTLVKQKLEAAGAKVLMTRTGDTYPSLQDRVDFTDANFGEIFVSIHVNSASSTSAQGTETYYAVTTGDMYQEDVDLATFVNNQIVNNLNMKNRGVKEQQYYVIRNTLIPAILVELGFLTNGEDRGKMTDDQYIELFAEAIYKGISQYYAKQ from the coding sequence TTGTACTTTAAAAAAATCAGTCTTATATTATGCGTCTTATTCATTTCAGCTTCTATGTTTACGATACATAGTGCAAATGCTAGTGGTGGTTTTGAAGATGTACCCCAAAAGCATGAAGCTTATGAAGAGATCAATTATTTAGTTAGTTTAGGTGTTATTAAAGGGTACACGGAAAATGGTAAAACGTATTATAAGCCTTATAATAACGTGACACGCGGACAAGTTGCAAAAATGGCCGTTGTTGCTTCTGGTAACAAACCATTAGTTGTCAATAAATCCAATTTTTCAGATGTAACAGTTGGTACCGAGCTTTCAGGCTACGTTGAACGTGCTATACAGCTAGGATACTTTAAAACAAATACAACAGGTCAGTTTTTACCAAACAAGCCTCTAACTCGCGATGAAATGAGTTATGTATTAACAAAGGCATTTAAGCTTGACGCAAGTGAATACGAAAATATTGATTCTCCTTTTGTTGATGTAGGTATTACACATCCCTACGTTCAATATATCAATACGATTTACTATAATGGTATTACAAAAGGAAGCGGTCAAAACTATAATCCAAATAGCCAAGTAACACGTGCACAATTCGCATTATTTGTTGCTCGTGCTAAAAGTGAAAAATACCGTTTAGAGTTACCTGTAAAAGGTGTTACTGTTCCTGATACAACACAGGTTATCGGTTTAATTCAAGTGACAACAGATGGCTTGAATATTCGTAAATCAAAAGACTCTTCAATTAGTACTAACATTGTAGGTACAGTCGATAAAGGTGGAAAACTATCAGTCTATGCAGTTGAAGGAGACTGGTTAAAAGTAACATATAAAGGTGCATTTGCTTATATTTATAAAACGTACGCACAATTTTTAGATGCGGACGGTAATGCGTTAGGAAAAATCCAAAAAGAAGTGAAGACAACACAAGGTATCAATCTTTATGTGAAGGCTACTTCATCTTCTAAAACAATTTCAACAATCAATAGTAATGTTAAACTGCCTGTCTATAAAACGGTTAATGGCTACTATTTAACAGTAGTAAATGGTTTACCAGGTTATATTGTTGCAAATAGTACAGAGGATGTGGAAGTAGAACAACCTTCTATACCAGATCCGACTCCACCACCAGTGGCAGGAGACTTACTAGGTCGTGCAACTGTTGATAGTTTAAATGTCCGCAAAGAAGCGAACTCAACTTCTACGGTACTAGGTAAATTAAGTAAAGGCGACTATGTGCATGTTAACAGCATTAGTGGCTACTGGGCTCAAATTACTTTTGATGGACAAACAGGCTATGTGCATAAATCTTACTTAAAACTATTAAACCAAAGTGGTAATGCACTGAAAAATCGTATTATCATCCTTGACCCTGGTCATGGTGGTAAAGACCCTGGAGCTGTAGTAGGTTCCACTTCAGAAAAATCTATTACATTAAAAGTTAGTACACTAGTAAAACAGAAACTTGAAGCAGCTGGAGCGAAAGTGTTAATGACTCGTACAGGTGACACATATCCTTCATTGCAAGACCGTGTTGATTTTACCGATGCAAACTTTGGCGAAATCTTCGTTAGTATACATGTCAACTCAGCATCTAGCACCTCTGCACAAGGTACTGAAACATATTATGCTGTAACAACTGGAGATATGTATCAAGAAGATGTTGATCTCGCTACTTTTGTAAATAACCAAATTGTTAATAACTTAAACATGAAAAATCGTGGAGTTAAAGAACAACAATACTATGTTATTCGCAATACATTAATTCCTGCGATTCTAGTTGAACTAGGTTTCCTTACAAATGGTGAAGACCGTGGCAAAATGACAGATGATCAATATATCGAGTTATTTGCTGAAGCTATTTATAAAGGTATTTCTCAATACTACGCAAAACAATAA
- a CDS encoding YvrJ family protein, which translates to MITEPSDWIMIIGNFGFPIAITVYLFIRFEKKIENLELSINKLSDLIKNVRKD; encoded by the coding sequence ATGATAACAGAACCATCTGATTGGATCATGATAATCGGAAATTTTGGTTTTCCAATAGCAATAACAGTCTACCTTTTCATTAGATTCGAAAAAAAAATTGAAAATCTTGAGTTAAGCATTAATAAATTATCGGACCTTATTAAAAACGTAAGAAAGGACTGA